In bacterium, the genomic window TGACCGATAATGAAACGATCAAGGCTGTCAACGATCTCGCGTGGTGTAAAGTTTTTCTGAGTCATTGTTTATAATTCCAAATTCTAAACTTGATAGAGTCGCAAAAAGTCCAATCCGGGACTTTTCGCTCCACGGAAAGGGAAAAGCGTCGTTTTCCTTTTCCTTACAAATCAATGACTTACGGAGTGAGTCATTGATCCGGGCGCCCCGCGCGGGGCGCATTGATGACTTTTTGCTAAGTCATCAAACTTTATTTGTGAAATGTGAACGGTGAACCGTGAACAGGACTTCCTTCCCATTCACTTTTCACCAGACCTTCTCTGCACTTTGCACTTTGCACTCTACACTCTGCACTGACTTATTCCAGTTCCATCACAGTGATCTCTTCATTCGTGTATATGCATATTCTGGCTGCTATGGTCAGAGCTTCATGGACCACCTCAGCTGCCCCGAGATTTGAGTGGTCAAGAAGTGCCTGGGCAGCCGCACTGGCGTAAGGCCCTCCTGAGCCGATGGCCAGCACTCCCCCCTCTGGTTCCAGAACGTCCCCTGTCCCGCTGATAAGGAAGAGGCCGTCACTGTCGGCCACAGTCATGAGCGCTTCCAGTCTGCGGAGAACCCGATCGGTTCTCCAGTCCTTGGCCAGTTCCACCGCAGCCCGGGACAGGTTCCCCTGATGCTGGTCCAGCTTCTTTTCAAACCGCTCAAAAAGGGTGAAGGCATCTGCCGTGGATCCTGCGAACCCGGCAAGTACTTTCCCCTGGTATAGTCTTCGCACCTTTTTAGCCGTATGTTTGATAACTGTATCGCCGATTGTGACCTGGCCGTCTCCGCCCATGGCCACTTTGCCATCTCGTCTGACCGCCAGTACGGTGGTACCTCTCATGACCCTGCTCCCTTTCTCTCCGCCCTTGGATGAGATCTGTCATAGACCTCAAGTAGCCTGTCGAGGGTGACGTGGGTGTATCGCTGGGTAGTCTGGAGGCTCTCATGGCCCAGCATTTCCTGGATGGCTCGAAGGTCGGCGCCACTGTCTAAAAGGTGTGTGGCAAAAGTATGTCTGATAACATGAGGACTGATCCTCGTGTCCAGACCGCAGTCCCTCAGCCTTCGCTCCAGCCGCTTCTGAATTCCCCTGACACCCAGCCGTCCGCCATCACGGTTCAGGAAAATGGGTACGCTGTTTCCCTGCGCCGGCCACCTTCCAGATGCTTTCAGGTATTTCTGAAGACGGGCCGAGGCTTTCTCTCCCAGAGGGACGATCCTTGTTTTGCTCCCTTTGCCCCGGATCCGGATAAGATGTCCCTCCTGGTCCCAGTCAGCCGTATTCATACCGGCCAGTTCACTTATCCTGACCCCCGATGAGTAAAGAAGCTCCCAAATGGCCATATCTCTCAGGTCGATGGGACGGTCCCCGGCAGCACCATCCAATAACGCAGTTATCTCTTCCAGGCTCAGAAATCTCGGGTTGTGCTTCGGTGCCCGCGGAGTGGGGATCGAGTCGCAAGGGTTGGTCTCAAGAATACCCTCCCTCACCAGATGTCTGCAAAAGGATTTAACAGAGGATATCTTTCTCGCCATGGTGGTGCGTGCCAACCCTTTTCTAAACAGCTGACCGAGGAAGGATCGAACCGATTCGGGTTTGTCCATGGAGAGCTGCCGATTGTCGAGATGATCCAGATACTCTTCCAGATCCCGCCTGTAGGCTGACAAGGTGTGAGCCGAAGAGCCACGGACTTTCTTCATGTAAAGGAGGTAATCCGCCAGACGCTGCCTGACCGGTCCTGTAGCTGTGACTCCACCTTCGGAACTGTCCGTCATGGGATATCACCCCACCCTCGCCTATAGATAGCCTCACAAAAAATTTCTTCGAGCTTTCTGATGGGCGGTCACGCCTTTGGCGTGATCCCCCGCCAGACGAAGTGGGTTCGTCCCACGCCATCGGCGTGGCCTACACCCCAGTCCCGCCGGTGGCGGGACTGGTTGATGGACTTTCTTCGAGATCCATCAACTTTCCACAATCAGAAATGATATTGGTTTTAATGGGTATTGTCCAGAGGGGCGAAGTACCCGAAATCCGAATCCGAGATTGGTTTTGGCCGGCCTCCGGTCGAAGTGTCTGAGAGGCTGTTTTTTCGTTTTGGGTCCGATGAACCGGTCTAGTTGCCGTCAGGTGCTGTCGACCAGCGCCGAACCCCCCCCCGGGAAGGCCCAATCGGCGGATTTCGGGTAGAGTTCTCCCTCGGGAACTCGTTTGCCGACTGTTGTAAGGTCTGAAGCCTACGCCATCGCGACGATCCGGATCCTCCGCCGGATCATCGCGAACAAACCGTAGTAGGCCTGCCGGACTTTCAGATACACTTGACCGGCGTGACGCACGACCTTGCCCGCCACCTGGTACAATCGCCAACGCACCGTCCGTAACTGATGACGATGCAAATCCGCGGGAAGGACCTTCAGCTCGAACATCCGGAACAGGTTGTAGGCCAGGATACCGATCCGGAAGAATACGGGTCAGAGACGACGGCAGTCCTCCTCGGTGCCTTGATGATCCACGGCATATCGCCGGGGCCCATGTTGTTCACCCAGCACGCACAATTGGTGTGGGCGACTATCGCATCGCTTTATATCGCCAACTGCCTGGGGCTGGTCTTTGCCACAGTCGGCATCAAGCCGCTGACCCAGATACTGCGTCTTCCCCCTGTCATCATGTCTTCTGTGATCCTGGTGATGAGTGTGGTAGGCGCCTATTCCATCAACAACAGTCTGATAGAAGTCTGGATCGTCGTTGCGTTCGGTTTTATCGGGCTTTTGATGAAGCGTCTCGATTTCCCGGTTGCCCCGGTTATCCTGGCGCTCGTATTGGGCCCAATGGCCGAGAAATCGTTCAGACAGGCCCTTTTCATGTCAAACGGCAGTCTGACGATCTTTGTTGAAAGGCCGATCACGGTGGTCATGCTGGTCCTGGGTGTGCTCAGTCTTATGCTCCCTTACATTCTGGCCCGATTCGATAAAAGAATCCCGGTCGACGACTGATCGGCAGTCGAATACAGCCTGGCAATCCGAAACTCGCGGCCCCGATTGAATGGATAGGTCAAGTGCAGGAAACGCGTCTTGGCATGGGTTCAGGCCGCCGGGAAGATTAAACTGAGGCAGAGGGCAGGGAGTCTTAGAAAAGGAGGTTTTACGAAAATGGCGAACAATACTCATATCACCAGGGAAATCGCGGAATGGTCCAGGGATCAGACTTTCGACAAGATACCCCGGGAAGCGCGGCGCATAGCCAAACGCTGCGTGCTGGACGGGCTGGGGCTGATGGTCACCGGCGCCCGCCAGGAGTGCACCCGGATAGTCCGGGATTACTGCCTGGAGGCTGGAGGGGCCGCGCAGGCGACCCTTTTTGGCGAAAACCCGGTCAAGGTCCCGGCCGCCTCGGCCGCGATGGTCAACGCCACGTCGGGCCAC contains:
- a CDS encoding tyrosine recombinase XerC; translation: MTDSSEGGVTATGPVRQRLADYLLYMKKVRGSSAHTLSAYRRDLEEYLDHLDNRQLSMDKPESVRSFLGQLFRKGLARTTMARKISSVKSFCRHLVREGILETNPCDSIPTPRAPKHNPRFLSLEEITALLDGAAGDRPIDLRDMAIWELLYSSGVRISELAGMNTADWDQEGHLIRIRGKGSKTRIVPLGEKASARLQKYLKASGRWPAQGNSVPIFLNRDGGRLGVRGIQKRLERRLRDCGLDTRISPHVIRHTFATHLLDSGADLRAIQEMLGHESLQTTQRYTHVTLDRLLEVYDRSHPRAERKGAGS
- the hslV gene encoding ATP-dependent protease subunit HslV, with protein sequence MRGTTVLAVRRDGKVAMGGDGQVTIGDTVIKHTAKKVRRLYQGKVLAGFAGSTADAFTLFERFEKKLDQHQGNLSRAAVELAKDWRTDRVLRRLEALMTVADSDGLFLISGTGDVLEPEGGVLAIGSGGPYASAAAQALLDHSNLGAAEVVHEALTIAARICIYTNEEITVMELE
- a CDS encoding tripartite tricarboxylate transporter permease; this encodes MQIRGKDLQLEHPEQVVGQDTDPEEYGSETTAVLLGALMIHGISPGPMLFTQHAQLVWATIASLYIANCLGLVFATVGIKPLTQILRLPPVIMSSVILVMSVVGAYSINNSLIEVWIVVAFGFIGLLMKRLDFPVAPVILALVLGPMAEKSFRQALFMSNGSLTIFVERPITVVMLVLGVLSLMLPYILARFDKRIPVDD